From the Polaribacter gangjinensis genome, the window TAGAAAAAACTATTTCCCAATATATTGATCAACATTTTGCCAAGGACCACCATTAATAATATCAATCCCATGTTGTTGTAAAAATTGTGTTGCTTGTCCACTTCTTGCCCCACTTCTACAAACAGCAATAACTGGTTTTTTCCAAGATTTTATTTCATCCATTTTTACAGGAACTAAATTCAAAACAATGTGTTTTGCGCCATCAATATGACCATCATTCCATTCTTCTTGAGTTCTTACATCAAGAATTACCGCATTTTTTTCTAAATACTCTTTAATTTGTGCACTCATATCTTTTCTTTTAAACATGTCAAAAAAACCCATGTTGTATCTGTTTTTAATGTTGGCACAAAACTAAACCATTTTCAATCAATTTTGTGTAACTTTTATTACTTTTCAAATCAATCAAAACTTTTAAAATATCATTTTGAATAGCAAATTCATTTTTGATAGCCATTTCATATAATTCTAATAACAACAGCCAATCTTTAGAGAAATTTGTAGAAACTTCCTCAAAAATTGTTTTGATACGCTGCTCTAAAATAACATTCGAATTTCTCATTTCACGCACTTTTTCATACAATGAAAACAATCTTTTTTCAGTTTCTGAATAGGTTATTTTATGTGTTTTTGTGGTTGAAACTTTTCCTACATCACCAAAAGAAGTTACATCTGCAGCACCTGCATACGCTGAAATTACTTCTTTTCCAATAGCCATATCATAAATTCCCCATTCAGGTTTAAATAAAATTTCGTCTTTAAAAGTTACTGTGCATTCATCCAATGTAATTAGTAAAATTTTTCCACGCAAATCTCTAGTTCCTGTAATTGCTTTTCCTTTTACAATCACTCCACTTTCAAATTCGAGCGTCATAAATTCGCCTTCATAAATTCCGTAAGCTTTTAAAT encodes:
- a CDS encoding rhodanese-like domain-containing protein, whose amino-acid sequence is MSAQIKEYLEKNAVILDVRTQEEWNDGHIDGAKHIVLNLVPVKMDEIKSWKKPVIAVCRSGARSGQATQFLQQHGIDIINGGPWQNVDQYIGK